A stretch of the Deltaproteobacteria bacterium HGW-Deltaproteobacteria-18 genome encodes the following:
- a CDS encoding response regulator has translation MGRPHVVIADDEARFRDTMAKILEHKGFVVSLVENGEQALEFLETANPDVFLLDVRMPGLTGDDALPRILAMKPKTKVIILTGHGEERAARRAFEVGAFDYLCKPCDVEVLVARIHDAVRSLPEPRERERTIAELMIPIDEYTCVQASSTVKEGIERLKIAAENFISTGLIMECGHRAVLVFEGEDLVGVLNMRNLIEALLPDYISATHGATNHGVKYSGIFWQGLFNTRVRDLESKCVRDIMNPRPPVVDSEANLMQVADLLCAENRRRVAVSRDGRIVGVVREQELFHEIARLVLQRR, from the coding sequence GTGGGCAGACCGCATGTGGTGATCGCTGATGATGAAGCTCGTTTTCGGGATACGATGGCAAAGATTCTGGAACACAAGGGCTTTGTGGTCAGTCTGGTCGAAAATGGCGAGCAGGCTTTGGAATTTCTGGAAACCGCCAATCCCGACGTTTTCCTGCTTGACGTGCGGATGCCGGGGCTGACCGGAGACGACGCCTTGCCGCGTATTTTGGCCATGAAGCCAAAGACCAAGGTCATCATCCTTACCGGCCACGGCGAAGAGAGGGCTGCGCGAAGGGCTTTCGAGGTCGGAGCGTTTGATTATCTGTGCAAGCCCTGTGATGTGGAAGTCCTTGTGGCCCGTATTCATGACGCCGTTCGTTCTCTGCCTGAACCCCGGGAGCGTGAGAGGACCATTGCCGAGCTCATGATCCCCATCGACGAATATACCTGCGTGCAGGCATCAAGCACGGTCAAGGAAGGCATAGAACGCCTCAAGATCGCGGCGGAGAATTTCATTTCCACGGGGCTGATCATGGAATGCGGCCACCGCGCGGTGTTGGTGTTCGAGGGGGAAGATCTGGTGGGCGTGCTGAACATGCGCAACCTCATCGAGGCGCTTCTGCCGGACTATATCTCGGCGACGCACGGCGCGACGAACCATGGCGTAAAATATTCGGGAATTTTCTGGCAGGGACTTTTCAATACGCGGGTTCGCGACCTTGAGTCCAAATGCGTGCGCGACATCATGAACCCAAGACCCCCGGTGGTGGATAGTGAAGCCAATCTGATGCAGGTGGCCGACCTTTTGTGTGCGGAAAACCGCCGCCGCGTGGCCGTCAGTCGGGATGGCAGGATTGTGGGCGTCGTGCGCGAGCAGGAGCTCTTTCACGAAATAGCCCGCTTGGTCCTGCAGCGTCGCTAG
- a CDS encoding two-component system response regulator: MRVYEEVIMDDALRVLLVDDEESYLETAAKIFKRKGINVELCSIGRDVVGILKEKKCQVVVLDLKMPGMTGQEVLREIKGSLPAVQVIILTGHATSDDAAVCLTGGAFDFLIKPVEMSHLLDRIKTAYEMWKLSSDN, translated from the coding sequence ATGCGAGTTTACGAAGAGGTGATTATGGATGATGCATTGCGGGTTCTGCTGGTCGATGACGAGGAAAGCTATCTGGAAACCGCTGCCAAGATATTCAAGCGCAAGGGTATTAACGTTGAGCTGTGTTCCATTGGCAGGGATGTGGTGGGCATTCTCAAGGAAAAGAAATGCCAGGTGGTGGTGCTTGACTTGAAGATGCCCGGAATGACGGGACAGGAAGTGCTGCGGGAAATCAAGGGCAGCCTGCCGGCCGTGCAGGTGATCATTCTCACCGGACATGCCACTTCGGACGATGCCGCGGTCTGTCTGACCGGCGGCGCTTTTGATTTTTTGATCAAACCTGTAGAAATGAGCCACCTTCTTGACAGGATCAAGACGGCCTATGAGATGTGGAAACTTTCTTCTGATAACTGA
- a CDS encoding response regulator encodes MTERNNSQIAAVQAGPSVLVVDDEQDFVETMVKRMERRGFKVAGVGSGQEALLLLGKEHFDVVILDVMMPGIDGIETLREIKLAWPKIQVILLSGHGGEEMGLRGMAYGAYSYLLKPVALKTIVETTYTAFEEAGVR; translated from the coding sequence ATGACAGAAAGGAATAATTCACAGATAGCAGCTGTGCAAGCTGGCCCGTCGGTTCTTGTGGTCGATGACGAGCAGGATTTCGTTGAAACCATGGTCAAGCGCATGGAACGCAGGGGGTTCAAGGTCGCGGGAGTGGGTAGTGGCCAGGAGGCCTTGCTGCTGCTTGGCAAAGAACATTTCGATGTGGTCATCCTTGATGTGATGATGCCGGGAATTGACGGAATCGAGACCTTGCGTGAGATCAAGCTCGCGTGGCCCAAGATTCAGGTCATTCTGCTTTCGGGGCACGGGGGCGAGGAAATGGGCCTGCGCGGGATGGCGTATGGGGCCTATTCCTATCTGCTCAAGCCTGTGGCCTTGAAGACAATAGTTGAAACAACCTACACGGCGTTCGAAGAGGCTGGAGTTCGCTAG
- a CDS encoding two-component sensor histidine kinase has product MSVFGLKDLGTKIAITALGFSLIPLIVLGVTMYSMFASAYHTKVRSNLMTLAENKRQGIDLFLREQVSQLRTLAYSHSIEDLSSQEKLEQILSTMQLSSRTFIDLGLINEEGVHVSYSGPYNLSDVNYKNEEWFNQVMVRKIFVSDVFEGFRGFPHMIIAVKKQERGKVWILRATIDSDIFDSLVRWLQLGDLGDAYLVNRNGELQTKPRFGNKSKEIYTAFLGSPFSGAKVDEFESERKKVFVGGIWLEQKNWLLVIEEDMHGELQPLFETRTATWAVVGGGIIFIIVGTLMITRMIVVQQERSDRQQAQLNEELIQSSKMAALGKLAAGVAHEVNNPLAVIREKAGWMRDLLEEEDVKASPNFQEFGDAVDKIEHHVERAGQVVHRMLGFARRMEPVCNNLYINDVIKQTATFLDNEIRFRNIQLIWNLAQDLPTIQSDAAQIQQVLLNLLNNAIDAIDRNGNITVSTDYEDESDMVRISIRDDGPGMDKEVQRRIFDPFFTTKRVGEGTGLGLSISYSIINKLGGIIRFDSEAGHGTEFTILLPVKHHDRKE; this is encoded by the coding sequence ATGTCTGTATTTGGGCTCAAGGATCTCGGGACTAAGATCGCCATCACGGCGTTGGGTTTTTCGCTGATTCCGCTTATCGTCCTGGGTGTGACCATGTACTCCATGTTCGCTTCGGCCTACCACACCAAAGTCCGCTCCAATCTGATGACCCTGGCCGAGAACAAACGTCAGGGAATCGATCTCTTTTTGCGGGAACAGGTTTCCCAGTTGCGCACCCTTGCCTATTCCCACTCCATTGAAGACCTTTCCTCCCAAGAGAAGCTTGAGCAGATTCTGAGCACCATGCAGCTGAGTTCCCGTACGTTTATCGATTTGGGACTCATCAACGAGGAGGGGGTGCATGTCAGCTACTCCGGACCGTACAATCTCTCTGATGTGAATTACAAAAACGAAGAATGGTTCAACCAGGTAATGGTCCGGAAGATCTTCGTTTCTGACGTGTTCGAGGGGTTTCGCGGCTTCCCTCACATGATCATCGCCGTAAAAAAACAGGAGAGAGGCAAGGTCTGGATTTTACGGGCCACCATCGACTCGGATATTTTTGATTCTTTGGTGCGTTGGCTGCAACTCGGAGATCTTGGTGACGCCTACCTTGTGAATCGCAACGGTGAACTGCAGACAAAACCACGGTTCGGCAACAAAAGTAAGGAAATCTACACGGCGTTTCTCGGCAGCCCGTTTTCCGGGGCCAAAGTGGATGAATTCGAGTCCGAAAGAAAGAAAGTGTTCGTCGGAGGGATTTGGCTGGAGCAGAAAAACTGGCTTCTCGTAATTGAGGAGGACATGCACGGAGAACTCCAGCCCCTTTTTGAGACCCGGACGGCGACCTGGGCCGTAGTGGGTGGGGGCATCATCTTCATCATCGTCGGCACGCTCATGATCACGCGCATGATCGTCGTACAGCAGGAGCGCAGTGACAGGCAGCAGGCGCAACTCAACGAGGAGTTGATCCAGTCCAGCAAGATGGCGGCGCTGGGAAAACTGGCCGCTGGCGTGGCGCACGAAGTCAACAATCCGCTGGCCGTTATCCGGGAAAAAGCTGGCTGGATGCGGGATCTGCTGGAAGAAGAGGATGTGAAGGCAAGTCCTAACTTTCAGGAATTCGGGGATGCAGTGGATAAAATCGAGCATCATGTCGAAAGGGCTGGGCAGGTCGTGCATCGCATGCTGGGCTTTGCACGGCGAATGGAGCCTGTCTGCAACAATCTCTACATAAATGATGTTATCAAACAGACCGCCACTTTTCTGGACAATGAAATCCGGTTCCGGAACATCCAGCTCATCTGGAATCTGGCTCAGGACCTGCCGACGATTCAATCCGACGCTGCCCAGATCCAGCAGGTGCTCCTCAACCTTCTCAACAACGCCATCGATGCCATAGACCGTAACGGCAATATCACGGTGTCCACAGATTACGAGGATGAATCGGATATGGTGCGCATCAGCATACGTGATGACGGTCCGGGTATGGACAAGGAGGTCCAGCGGCGCATTTTCGATCCGTTCTTCACGACCAAGAGAGTAGGGGAGGGAACAGGGCTGGGGCTTTCCATCAGCTACTCCATAATAAACAAACTGGGCGGCATCATCCGCTTCGACAGCGAAGCCGGTCATGGTACCGAATTTACAATCCTTTTGCCGGTGAAACATCATGACAGAAAGGAATAA
- a CDS encoding Fis family transcriptional regulator translates to MIKPKAFLEWVSRMRPGGPVPARRKLRTRLLVTLIPTSLIVLALMGYATYWASSEFISLALERNSRIHAVTTAYAVETLLERCKRQLLFAARNPMNAEDTARYLRDIRELDGLEFAEFGFIPLSEEDPVVFVSREGKEIRLTPDEVNAIRPGPALLYANVRGLKAGEVWLSEFKEVETPYPMADNPRERMSCVALRMVTPYVGPGGEMGGYAYLSLNAKVIRNVLSLYESSNSPVFAFSRNPKFQRYTFFFDLGGWVLFQSESEQDDDGPLRTLNIRKTLSGTLGRPGMPGAFRPAERNENYWQTVEDVREGHKDIVRPFNRVESASPYSEHFLAYAPVRLILAPDQDARIIGGIAYEDRSVLVDLAGYRHIDVMLIISAISVLVLVLAIVLVARGTTLGLQELAYAVKTLTEKGEWEEVRLIETGYEAEMLKDSINSMIRTLQAQFEEIKSKDLKIESVALKEPVELSMGPAVSTLDADFPELVGSGPYMKQMKRDIIKASQVEVDVLIEGETGTGKQLAAEAVHRLSSRNDKPFISINCGELDENLLLDSLFGHVKGAFTDGKGDRRGAFLQADGGTLFLDEIQSASMKVQQALLRALSLRKIKPLGSDQDVDVNVRLITATNVDLKALIGEGKYREDLYYRLKVITITTPPLREQRQNIPVLAMHFLKEGEHMAGRSELALSRGALKALVSYDWPGNIRELKHVIITAAVMSEGRVIQSEQLGINGKARNEDDAFGESADSFARENGDGFENTLPVRSDKTKHDIVLPFDLNSRQVIACEYVRAHGSISSKDLLGLLDGEISKRTASYDLQDLVSRGLLVRVGRGPSTRYVWPSGGSS, encoded by the coding sequence ATGATCAAACCGAAAGCCTTTTTGGAATGGGTGTCCCGGATGCGGCCCGGTGGACCTGTTCCAGCCAGGCGCAAACTCCGGACGCGCCTGCTCGTGACGCTTATCCCCACGTCCCTCATCGTGCTCGCGCTGATGGGGTATGCAACGTATTGGGCGTCATCCGAGTTTATCTCCCTCGCCCTTGAACGCAACTCGCGGATTCATGCCGTGACCACCGCCTATGCAGTGGAAACGTTGCTGGAGCGCTGCAAGCGGCAGCTTCTTTTCGCGGCTCGAAATCCTATGAACGCGGAGGATACGGCCCGCTATCTGAGGGATATTCGGGAACTCGATGGCCTTGAGTTTGCGGAATTCGGCTTCATTCCCCTGAGTGAAGAAGATCCTGTTGTTTTTGTGAGTCGCGAGGGGAAAGAAATACGATTGACGCCGGATGAAGTGAACGCCATTCGGCCCGGTCCAGCGCTTCTGTATGCGAATGTTCGCGGTTTGAAAGCAGGTGAAGTGTGGCTGTCGGAGTTTAAAGAGGTGGAAACTCCGTATCCCATGGCTGACAATCCGCGAGAACGCATGTCTTGTGTGGCGTTGCGCATGGTGACTCCCTATGTGGGCCCTGGCGGAGAAATGGGCGGGTACGCCTATCTTTCACTTAACGCCAAGGTGATTCGCAATGTGCTCTCTCTCTATGAGTCGTCCAATTCTCCCGTTTTCGCTTTCTCGCGCAATCCAAAATTTCAGCGGTACACCTTTTTTTTCGATCTTGGGGGGTGGGTGCTTTTCCAATCCGAATCGGAACAGGATGACGATGGGCCTCTGCGTACCTTGAATATCCGGAAAACCTTGTCCGGAACTCTGGGCAGGCCCGGCATGCCAGGGGCGTTCCGTCCCGCGGAACGGAACGAAAATTATTGGCAGACCGTCGAGGATGTCCGCGAGGGGCACAAGGATATAGTCCGGCCGTTCAATCGAGTGGAGTCCGCTTCGCCCTACAGTGAACATTTTCTTGCCTACGCCCCGGTACGCCTGATTCTGGCCCCGGATCAGGACGCCAGAATCATCGGGGGAATCGCCTATGAGGACCGGAGCGTTCTGGTCGACCTCGCGGGATACCGACATATTGATGTCATGCTGATCATCAGCGCCATTTCCGTGCTGGTTCTGGTGCTGGCCATCGTGCTGGTTGCCAGGGGAACCACGCTCGGCCTGCAGGAGCTTGCCTATGCGGTGAAGACTCTCACGGAAAAGGGCGAATGGGAGGAGGTCCGTCTGATCGAAACGGGCTATGAAGCAGAGATGCTCAAGGATTCGATCAATTCAATGATAAGGACGCTGCAGGCGCAATTCGAAGAAATCAAGTCGAAAGACCTCAAGATCGAGTCCGTGGCTTTGAAAGAGCCGGTGGAGTTGAGTATGGGGCCCGCCGTATCGACGCTGGACGCCGATTTTCCCGAACTTGTCGGTTCGGGGCCATACATGAAGCAGATGAAGCGCGATATCATCAAGGCCAGTCAGGTCGAAGTGGACGTGCTTATCGAAGGCGAGACCGGTACTGGCAAGCAATTGGCTGCCGAAGCCGTGCATCGCCTGTCGTCCCGAAACGACAAGCCCTTCATTTCCATCAATTGCGGTGAACTGGACGAGAATCTCCTGCTCGATTCCCTGTTCGGTCACGTCAAAGGTGCGTTCACGGACGGCAAGGGTGACCGGCGCGGTGCTTTTCTGCAGGCCGATGGCGGGACGCTGTTTCTGGACGAGATTCAGTCCGCATCAATGAAGGTCCAGCAGGCCTTGTTGCGAGCGCTGTCCCTGCGCAAGATCAAGCCGCTCGGCAGCGACCAGGATGTGGACGTGAACGTGCGTCTTATCACGGCCACGAATGTCGATTTGAAGGCCCTGATCGGTGAAGGAAAATACCGTGAGGATCTCTATTACCGGCTCAAGGTGATAACCATCACAACTCCTCCCTTACGGGAGCAGCGGCAGAACATCCCGGTTTTGGCCATGCACTTCCTGAAAGAGGGAGAACACATGGCCGGGAGGTCTGAGCTCGCCCTTTCGCGCGGGGCCTTGAAAGCCCTTGTCTCCTATGATTGGCCAGGCAACATCCGGGAACTCAAGCATGTGATCATAACGGCGGCCGTGATGTCCGAGGGGCGCGTGATCCAGTCTGAGCAATTGGGCATAAACGGCAAGGCGAGAAATGAGGATGACGCATTCGGCGAGAGCGCGGATTCGTTTGCGCGGGAGAACGGGGACGGTTTTGAAAACACCTTACCCGTAAGATCCGATAAAACTAAACATGACATAGTGTTGCCTTTTGATCTGAACTCCCGGCAGGTCATCGCATGCGAGTATGTACGTGCGCATGGGAGCATTTCGAGCAAGGATCTGCTTGGCCTTCTCGATGGGGAGATTTCAAAGCGAACCGCGAGCTATGACCTCCAGGACCTGGTCAGTCGCGGCCTGCTGGTCAGGGTCGGCCGTGGCCCTTCGACGCGCTACGTGTGGCCCTCGGGCGGCTCATCCTGA
- a CDS encoding sodium/sulfate symporter, whose translation MSAQEVRDISPDELLMHEEEPQGPTQSSKAMIIKLLIALGLFLFIFFLPRPESLPVEAHRLGAILLPIVFLWVSEAIPIGVTALLATALMIIFKVTKSSAAWAPYANHTVMFVMMIIMFGVILNEVGLAKRLLFFILKFAGTKVKQLSFFIAISSTLLSTLFHDATITIIMLFAILPLFQSMGITPKKSNNLSKFFIILIPLAASAGGFGTMLGGGRCALAVDITQKYLLETTGVAVKIGFLKYAMVEFPVSIFTAVATWAICYLYFRPKEKELPASVKIESMPPMSNAEKGVAAVFSAAFILWFAGDLTGWHVSVVAALALAAFCAPGWVSFKTICDKFPWESWIVFGSGVSLGAAMLSSGLGKYLATVCLPLLEGQSPFVTYYGIGLFGSALSSMMSNSAAVALSLPVTLPMASMMNMSVETVGLLAPMTTSFIMLVIGCPPTIIAYSTGYFSQVEFSKVAIPWCLVLLAICVTAALTYWPMIGFQ comes from the coding sequence ATGAGTGCACAAGAAGTGCGAGATATTTCCCCAGATGAGCTCCTCATGCACGAAGAAGAGCCACAGGGCCCGACTCAGTCATCCAAAGCCATGATCATCAAGTTGCTCATCGCGCTTGGTCTTTTTCTGTTCATTTTCTTTCTGCCCCGTCCGGAGTCTCTCCCGGTGGAAGCGCATCGTCTGGGCGCCATCCTGCTTCCGATCGTTTTCCTCTGGGTATCCGAAGCCATACCCATTGGCGTAACCGCCCTGCTGGCCACAGCGCTCATGATCATTTTCAAGGTCACCAAGTCATCTGCGGCTTGGGCCCCCTACGCCAACCACACCGTCATGTTCGTCATGATGATCATCATGTTCGGCGTCATCCTGAACGAGGTCGGACTGGCCAAGCGCCTGCTGTTCTTCATCCTCAAATTCGCGGGAACCAAGGTGAAGCAGCTAAGCTTCTTCATCGCCATTAGCAGCACCCTGCTCTCGACCCTTTTCCATGACGCGACCATCACCATCATCATGCTCTTCGCCATCCTGCCCCTCTTCCAGAGCATGGGCATCACGCCCAAGAAGAGCAACAACCTGAGCAAGTTCTTCATCATTCTGATACCCCTGGCGGCATCGGCCGGTGGCTTCGGGACCATGCTCGGCGGCGGCCGCTGCGCCCTGGCCGTGGACATCACGCAGAAGTACCTACTTGAGACCACGGGCGTCGCCGTTAAAATCGGCTTCCTGAAGTACGCCATGGTCGAATTCCCGGTCTCCATCTTCACCGCTGTGGCGACCTGGGCCATCTGTTACCTGTACTTCCGACCCAAGGAGAAGGAACTCCCCGCCTCCGTAAAGATCGAGTCCATGCCGCCCATGAGCAACGCTGAAAAGGGTGTGGCAGCAGTCTTCTCCGCCGCTTTCATTCTCTGGTTCGCAGGCGACCTGACCGGCTGGCATGTCAGCGTGGTCGCGGCTCTGGCCCTGGCAGCCTTCTGCGCTCCGGGCTGGGTCTCTTTCAAGACCATCTGTGACAAGTTTCCCTGGGAATCCTGGATCGTATTCGGTTCCGGCGTCTCTCTCGGCGCGGCCATGCTCTCCAGCGGCCTCGGCAAATACCTTGCTACGGTCTGCCTGCCTTTACTGGAAGGCCAGTCGCCCTTTGTCACCTACTACGGCATCGGTCTCTTCGGTTCGGCCCTGTCGAGCATGATGAGCAACTCGGCGGCCGTGGCCCTGAGTCTGCCCGTGACCCTGCCCATGGCCAGCATGATGAACATGAGCGTTGAGACCGTCGGTCTTCTCGCCCCCATGACCACCTCCTTCATCATGCTCGTCATCGGCTGCCCTCCGACAATCATCGCATACAGCACTGGCTATTTCAGCCAGGTCGAGTTCTCCAAGGTCGCCATCCCCTGGTGTCTCGTCTTGCTGGCCATCTGCGTAACCGCGGCACTGACTTACTGGCCGATGATCGGATTCCAATAA
- a CDS encoding two-component system response regulator, which yields MENLPKLLLIDDEERFRETLSKRLSETGYTVSTASNGTEALDSLATNKFDVAILDIQMPGLSGIETLAEIRARHLGVEVIMLTGHGDVSSAVEGMRLGAYDYLMKPCEYEYLVVKIQEAYKIKKDRDERLRRAEEKALLDKLQKRWV from the coding sequence ATGGAAAATCTGCCAAAACTGCTGCTTATCGACGATGAGGAAAGGTTTCGCGAGACACTGTCCAAACGCCTGTCGGAGACCGGATACACTGTGAGCACAGCCTCCAACGGCACCGAGGCTCTGGACAGCCTGGCCACCAACAAATTCGACGTCGCGATACTCGACATCCAGATGCCCGGTTTGAGTGGCATCGAAACCCTGGCCGAAATTCGCGCCAGACACCTCGGCGTGGAGGTCATCATGCTGACAGGCCATGGTGATGTATCCTCGGCTGTCGAAGGCATGCGCCTCGGAGCCTACGATTATCTGATGAAACCCTGCGAATATGAATACCTCGTGGTCAAGATCCAGGAAGCCTACAAGATCAAGAAAGACCGTGACGAACGGTTGCGGCGGGCCGAAGAAAAGGCCCTGCTGGACAAGCTGCAGAAAAGATGGGTCTAG
- a CDS encoding two-component system response regulator, with protein sequence MDILPKLLLVDDEEKFRDTLAKRLQETGYEVSGAASGMEALDRLAAEKFDMVILDIQMPGLSGIETLSEIRGRHIGVEVIMLTGHGDVSSAVEGMRLGAYDYLMKPCEYEYLVVKIQEAFKIKKDRDERLRRAEEKAILDRMHKSLRI encoded by the coding sequence ATGGATATTTTACCCAAATTGCTTCTGGTTGATGATGAAGAAAAATTTCGAGACACCCTTGCCAAACGGCTGCAGGAAACAGGCTACGAAGTCAGCGGTGCGGCCAGCGGCATGGAAGCATTGGACCGACTGGCGGCGGAAAAGTTCGACATGGTTATTCTTGACATCCAGATGCCGGGTCTGAGCGGCATTGAAACACTGTCGGAGATTCGAGGAAGACACATCGGCGTGGAAGTCATCATGCTCACCGGTCACGGCGACGTGTCCTCGGCCGTGGAAGGAATGCGGTTGGGAGCCTACGATTATCTCATGAAACCATGCGAGTACGAGTATCTCGTGGTGAAAATTCAGGAAGCCTTCAAGATCAAAAAAGATCGGGACGAACGTCTGCGCAGGGCGGAGGAAAAGGCCATCCTCGACAGGATGCACAAGAGCCTGCGTATCTAG